In the Nocardia asteroides genome, GATCCGGACGCACCCGCCCGCTGCCTGGAGGCGAGGGGCTGGCTGGTGACCGTGCAGGGCGACGAGGACGGCGCGTTCTACGCCGAGCTCGGCCGGCGCTACGGGGACCCCGACGGCGGTCCCCCCGACGACGTGGACGACCGCGTCGTCCTGATCCTCGACGCGACCCGATTCGTCGCCAAATAGCCGCCAAGGAGAACCCCGCTATGACCCAGGCCGCCGACATCCCGATCTTCGACGCCGACTCGCACATGTACGAGACGGCCGACGCGCTCACCAGGTTCCTGCCCGAGCAGTACCGCCGGGCGGTGCAGTACGTGCAGATCGGGCGGCACACCCGGCTCGCCATCAACGGCCGGATCACCGACTTCATCCCGAACCCGACCTTCGACCGGGTCGCCGCGCCCGGCGCGCACGAGAAGTTCTTCGCCGGGGAGAACACCGAGGGGCTGACCCTGCGCGAGATGCAGGGATCGGCCATCGAAGCGCCCGCCGCCACCCGCAACCCCGCGGACCGGATCGCCGAGCTGGACCGGCAGGGCGTGCGCGAGACGCTGAACTACCCCACCCTCGCCAGCCTGGTCGAGCACTCCGCCGCCGACGACCCCCGGCTCACCCTCGCCATCATTCACGCGCTCAACCGGTGGATGCTCGAGCACTGGGGCTACGCGTACCGGGACCGGATCTTCAGCACCCCGATCATCAACTGCGCCGAGGTCGACGGCGCCCGGCGCGAGCTGGAGTACATCCTGGACAACGGCGCCAGGGTCGCGCTGATCAAACCCGCGCCGGTCAAGGGCATCAACGGCTGGCGCTCCCCCGCGCTGCCCGAGTTCGACCCGTTCTGGCGCGACGTCGAGGCCGCCGGGCTGCCGATCGTGCTGCACGCCAGCCAGCCCCCGCTGGACGAGTACGTGAACAGGTGGGAGCCGCCGGCCACCGAGAACTTCATGGCCATGAGCTCGTTCCGCTGGCTGGCGCTCGGGCACCGCGAGATCTCGGACATGATCGGCAGCCTGATCTGCCACGGCACGCTCACCCGGTTCCCGAAGCTGCGCATCGCCAGCGTGGAGAACGGCAGCTCCTGGATCCATCCGCTCTTCCACGATCTGGAGGATCTGACCAGGAAGATGCCGCAGAACTTCCCCGAGGACCCGCTGGCGGTCTTCCGGCGCAATATCTGGGTGAGCCCGTTCTGGGAGGGCTCGGTCGCCGACGTGGTCGAGACCGTCGGCTGGGACCGGGTCATGTTCGGCTCGGACTACCCGCACCCGGAGGGGCTGCCCGAGCCCAAGGCGTACCGCAAGTACGCCGAGGGCATGGACGAGCGGCGTACCTGGGACTTCCTCGGCGACAACGCCCGCCGGTTCCTGGGGCTGCCGATCGAGAACCCCGACCCCGCCGCCCGCAAACCCCCCGTCGCCGCCACCGTGTAGAGGAGTACCACCCGTGGACAAGAACGACATGATCCTGGTCAGCGTCGACGACCACATCATCGAACCGCCCGACATGTTCGACGGCAGGCTGCCCGCCAGGTACGCCGAGGACGCGCCCCGGCTGGTGCGCATGGACAACGGCGCCGACATGTGGAAGTTCCGCGACCGGGTGATCCCGAACGTCGCGCTGAACGCCGTCGCCGGCCGCCCCAAGGAGGAGTACGGGCTCGAACCCGAGGGCCTCGACGAGATCCGCCCCGGCTGCTACAACGTCGACGAGCGGGTCAAGGACATGAACGCCGGCGGCGTGCTGGCGCAGATGAACTTCCCGTCCTTCCCCGGCTTCGCCGCCCGGCTCTTCGCCACCGAGGACTCGGACTTCTCGCTGGCCCTGGTGCAGGCCTACAACGACTGGCACATCGAGGAGTGGTGCGGCGCCTACCCCGGCCGCTTCATCCCGATGGCGCTGCCGGTGATCTGGGACGCCGAGCTCTGCGCGGCCGAGGTGCGCCGGGTGTCGAAGAAGGGCGTGCACTCGCTCACCTTCACCGAGAACCCCGCCGCGCTCGGCTACCCGAGCTTCCACAACGAGTACTGGAACCCGCTGTGGAAGGCGCTCGTCGACACCGACACCGTGCTCAACGTGCACATCGGCTCCTCCGGCAAGCTCTCGATCCCCGCCGCCGACTCCCCGCCCGACGTCATGATCACGCTGCAGCCGATGAACATCGTCTCCGCCGCCGCCGACCTGCTGTGGTCGCGCCCGGTGAAGGAGTACCGGGATCTCAAGATCGGGCTCTCCGAGGGAGGCACCGGCTGGATCCCCTACTTCCTGGAGCGCGTCGACCGCACCTACGAGATGCACTCCACCTGGACCATGCAGGACTTCGGCGGCAAGCTGCCCAGCGAGGTCTTCCGCGACCACTTCCTGACCTGCTTCATCAGCGACCCGATCGGGGTGCGGCTGCGCAACGAGATCGGCATCGACAACATCGCCTGGGAGATGGACTACCCGCACAGCGACTCCATGTGGCCCGGCGCCCCCGAGCAGCTGAGCGCGGTCTTCGAGGCGGAGAACGTGACCGACGACGAGATCGCCAAGATGACCCACCGCAACGCCCTGAGGTGGTACTCCTTCGACCCGTTCGCGCACGTGCCGCGGGAGAAGGCCACCGTCGGCGCGCTGCGCGCCGCCTCGGCAGGCCACGACGTCAGCATCAGGGCGCTGAGCCGCCACCAGACCACGGCCGCGGAGAAGCTCGCCGCCTTCCGCTCGCAGATCGACGCGGCCACCGCGCACCAGGCCGCCGAATAGCCCACGCGGGCGAGCCCGGAGATCCGACGGGATGTCCGGGCTGTTCGGGGTCATAAGGGAGCGAGCACCGACTCGAAGGTCGTGTCCCTCAACGGTTCACCAGCTCCACGGCCTGTGCCCTGGCCCGGCCCCGCGGCAACTCTTCCAGGCGCAGCTGCCGCTCGTAGGGGAAGAACTCCACCTGCTGGGTGTGGCGCGGCCGGTCGAGCACGTGCCCGAGGTAGCGCCGCTCGTCCTCGGCGACGACCCGCTCCATCTCCGCCTCCGGTGGCGGCAGGTACTCCCCCGCGGCGTAGGCGGCGATCAGCCTGGCCTGGCACTCCACGAACGGGAACAGCGTCGGCACCGACTGGGCCAGCCCCGCGAAGGCCAGATCCGGGGTGCCCGGCCGCAGGATCCGCTTGTAGAGCGGGATGCGGTTGCCCGGCGCGCTGAGGAAGTCCGGGTCGAAGAAGGGGAAGGTGATGTTGTACCCGGTGGCGTAGATGATGACGTCGAACTCGGCGCTGCTGCCGTCGGTGAAGCGCACCAGCGTGCCGTCCAGCTCGCTGATGTCCGGCTTCGGCAGCACGTCGCCGGAGCCGAGCCGCAGCGGCAGCTCCACCGACTGGGTGCCGTGCGCGTCCAGGAACCGGTGCCGCGGGCGCGGCAGCCCCCAGCGTTCGGGGTTGCCGGAGATGAACTCGGCGAAGGCGTTCACCGCCGCGCGGTAGACCGGGCGCGGGACGAAGGGCAGGGCCGCGCCGTACTTGTCGACCGGCCGCCCGGCCATGTACTTCGGCACGATCCAGGAGCCGGAGCGGGTGGAGAGGTACACGGTGTTGCCCAGCGCCCGGGAGGAGAGCTCCACGGTGATGTCGGCGGCGCTGTTACCGAGCCCGACCACCAGGATGCGCCTGTTCCGCAGGTCGAGCGGGTGCGCGGGATCGATGTAGGCGTGCGAGTGGATCACCTCCCCGTCGAAGCGGCCGGGGAAGTCGGGGAAGCGCGGGTCCCAGTGGTGCCCGTTGGCGACCACGAGGAACTCGGCCTCGCGCTGCTCGCCGGTGCCGAGGTGCAGCGTCCAGCCGCCCTCCGGGTGGTGTTCGGCGCGGACCACCGCGGTGCCGAACTCGATGGTGTCGAGCAGGTCGAAGGAGGCGGCGTAGTCGTCCAGGTACCGCTTGATCAGGCTGTGGTGCGGGAAGTCCGGGTAGGTCTGCGGCATCGGGAAGTCGCGAAAGGACAGCTGGTACTTCGAGGTGTCGATGTGCAGCGACCGGTACGCGCTGGAGTGGCCGTTCGGGTTGCCGAAGGCCCAGTTGCCGCCGATGCGGTCGGACGCCTCGAAGCAGGTGTAGGGAACGCCGTAGTCGGCGAGCATCTTCCCCGCGGTCAGCCCGGCGATGCCCGCGCCGATGATCGCCGTCGAAGACGGCCGGAACGCTCCCATTTCGACACACCTTCTGTTGGCATTTCGGTATGTAGAATAGTATGGCAAACGGTCAGCTGTCGGCAGGGGGAACCGGAGGTTCTGCGGGCATCGATCGAAGAGCCGCTCACGGGAAGTGCTGGGCCGCAGGCACCGGGAGGTCCGCGTAGGTGACGATGCCGGGCCGCGCGGCGACGACGTGCGGAATCGCGTGCACGATGGGCATGGCGGTGATCCGCATGCCGATCCCGTGCAGGTCCGCGGCGGTGAGCGTGTCCAGCGGCTGGTCGGGCAGCAGCCCGAGCGTCAGCGTGACCTTCGGGTTGCCGTCGACCTCGATCCGGTACCCGTGCTCGGCGGGCATCGGCGGCTCCACCTCGTGGTCCATCACCCAGCGCTGATGCAGGTCGATCAGCTCCCGGCCCGCGCTGATGCCGACGAACCGCACGTCGAGCCCGGCGACGGTCCCGGCCGCGATGGGCCGCCCCGGCAGGTCGAGATCGCGCTTCGCGGCAGCGAATTCGACGCGGCACTCGACGGCGTCGAGTGCGATGCCGAGGCAGTCCGCCAGGACGTACACGCCGTCCTCGAAGACCGCGACCGCGGCGCGCACATCGTCGGCGTGGCCGGGATCGTGCAGCGGCCGCCCCCAGCCGAGCGCGTCCATGTTCGAGTCGGCGGCGAAGTGGCTGACGTCGACGGACTCCACCGTCCTGATGTGCCGCACCTCGCTGCAGATTCCGGTGGCGACCGCGCCGAGCAGCTGGGTGTAGCCCGGGTTCATGCCGCTGCCGAACAGGCTCGCCCCGCCCGCGCGGGCGGCGGCGTCCAGCCGCTCGCGCAGTCCGGGAACGCTGTGGCCGGTCAGGAACTCCGCGGTGGTCACCACATTGATCCCCGCGCGCAGCAGCCGCTCGACCACCTCGGCGTCCAAGTGCAGCGGCGTGTAGACGACGCAGTCCGGCCGCAGCGCGAGCAGCGCCGGGATGTCGGCGGAGGCCTCGACCCCGCAGGGCTCGGGGAGGCCGCAGAGCAGCGCGGCATCGCGGCCCGCCTTCTCCGGCGACCAGGCGTAGCAGCCGACGAGTTCGAGCAGGGGGTGCCGCAGCACGGCGGGGACGGCGGCGCGGGCGACATTGCCCGTCGTCCACTGGACGACCCGCAGCGGGGCGGGCGCGATGGTGTCCGGCATGGGATGGTCACCTTTCGGAGCAGGTCGGCAGGCAGTCGACCTGCGCATGCGCGCGCCACTGGCGGGCTCACTCCATCTGGACACTACTATAGACAGCTGTCCAATCAGCGGCTTTCCGCGCGGTGCTCACCAGACGAGGCCCTTGACGACCGCGACCGGCGGAATGTCCTCGACCGAGACCAGCCCGGCGGGAGCGGCGCAGACCCAGTCGATCGCATTGACCACCCGGGCGGCGGTCGAGATACAGCCCGCGTCGGTCGCGTCGAACAGCGGGTGCGAGACGTGGGTGTTGATCTCGACCCGCGGATCGCCGTCGACCACCACCCGGTGCACGCCGGTGTGGCCGTCCGGCGGGTAGTCCCAGTCCGGCGCGGCGGCCGGGGTGAGGCGGTTGATGTGCTCGAGGCTGATCACCGGCTTCCCGTTCAGCACACCCTCGGTGGCGAACCGCACGGCGGCCATCTGCCCGGGCAGCACCGTCATCATGGTGCAGTCGATGCGCTCGGGCGTGAACCACCGCTCGGTGCGCTGCCTGGTCTCGTCCAGCGTGATGCCGAGCGCCGCGGCCAGGCTGCGCACCTGCCCGCCCCACATGGACTCGACCACGCCCGGCAGGTACAGCGGCGGCAGCTCCTCGTCCTCGGCGACGCCGAATCCCATGGCGGCGCCGGTGAACTCGGCGTCGTCGTAGTTGCCGTAGTCGAAGATCTCCTGCACCGCGACCGCCTCGACCCTGGCGGCGAGGCTGAGCGCGGTGTGCACCAGGGTGTCGCCGGAGTAGCCCGGGTCGATGCCGTTGATGTACAGCGAGGAGCCGCCGGCGGCGCACGCCTTCTCCAGCGGCTCGCGCACCCAGTCCTCGGCGTGCCGGGGGGCGGCCATCCACACCAGCGACGAGCCGACCACGTTGATCCCGGCGGCGAGGATGGCGGAGAGCTGGTCGATCGCCTCCACCGGCCTGGTCTCGGCGAGCGCGGTGTAGACCACGCAGTCCGGCCGCAGGGCCAGCAGCGCCTCGACATCGTCGGTGGCGATGATGCCGGTGGGTTCGCTCCAGTCGCAGAGCTCGGCGGCGTCCCGGCCGATCTTGGCCGGGCTCGCGGCGTGCACCCCGGCCAGCTCGAGGTCGGGGCGGCCGATGATGGCCCGCAGCGAGTGCCGCCCGACATTACCCGTGGAGAACTGGACTACTGTGCGCATTTCTTCCTGCCTCGATCTCGAAAATCGGCCCGGACCCGTCGGGGTTCGGGCATTGCCCACTTCCCTCCCTCGCCTGCCGTCAGCGGCCGGGCATGGTGAAGATCGCGCCGGTGTCGATGGGCTCGACGTCGACCAGGGTGCCGTCCTCCTCGGCCCGGCCGACGAGCCCGGCGCTGGAGCAGATGTTCGGGACCACGGGGACCGGCTTGCTGCCGCACTGGAAGGTGTCCCCGCCGGAGAGCGAGAGCGGTGCGGGCTCGGGCATCGCGCTCAGCCGGGCGATCACCGACTGCCTGCTGAGCTCGCCCTGCGCGCCGTTCAGCGCGGAGTGCAGCCCGAGCAGCGCGCGGAACGCCGACGCCGCCTTGCGCGGATCCTTCGCGCCCGAGCCGTCGACCACCGCGTCGAAGATCTTCGTGTCCGGCTGCGCCGGGTCGAAGACGGTATTGGCGATGACCCGGACGTCGGAGTACCCACCCGGGATCTGCGCGGCGGCATCGGCGTCGCCGACGCACTGGGTGACCGTCATGACCGGCTGCGTGGTGTTCAGCGTCCGCATGGCCTTGAGCGCCGCGGTGCAGAACGAGACGTCGCCGAGCAGGTGGAACATGTCCGGCTGCTTCGCCAGCGCCGCCTGGACCTGCGGGGTCATGTCCGCGGTGCCGAGCGGCACCGGCACCACGTCGAGCTGGGCGCCGGCATTGCCGAAGGCGAACGGCCCGAGCTGGCGCAGCGGCTCGACGGCGGTCGGCGAATCGACGGTCAGGATGGCGACCTTCCTGTACTGCTGCTGCTTCGCGTAGGCGGCGGGCACGCCCGCCAGCGAGTTCAGCGCGTTGATCAGCACATAGGTGTTCGGCAGCAGCAGCGACTGCTGCCCACCGGCCGCGGTGACGTAGGGCATCCCGGACGGTGAGGTGATCGAGGTGATGGTGTCGGCGCTGTTCAGCTCACCGCTGACCACGGCGACCGCGTCGGACTGGACGAACTTGTTGGCGCAGTTGCGCGCCAGGCTCACCTGGAGTTCGTCCTCGCAGGTGATCAGCTCGATCGGGCGGCCATCGATCCCGCCGAGGTAGTCGTTGATGTAGGCGGCCGTCGCGGTGGCGACCTCGAGCTCCTCGGTGTAGACCGGCGCCTTCGGGCCGGTGGTGACGAATCCGATGCGCACCGGGGCACCGGTGGCCTTGTTCGGCTGCCCGAGCACGGACTTGTCCGCCGGGGTCGCCGCCGAATCGGCACCGCCGGAACAGCCGGAGGCGAACAACGCGGCCGCGAGGGCGAGGCACGGCAGCGCCGCCCACCGGGTGCGGGTGAAGGGGGACATGACGATCTCCTGAGATAGGCGGATCACTCCGCGGTTGTGCTGCTTTCGCCGCCCAGGTAGGCGGCCTCCAGGCGCTCCGGCGCCCGCGCGAGCTCCGCGGCCGGGCCGCGCAGCGTCACGTCGCCGTGGACGAGGACAACGGCGTCGTCGGCGACCGCGAGGGCCAGCCGCACGTGTTGCTCGACCAGGACAACCGCGGCATCGGCGTCGTCCGCGACCCGCCGGACGGCGGGCAGCAGCTCCTCCACCACGACCGGTGCCAGCCCCATGCTCATCTCGTCGATGAGCAGCACCGCGGGGTTCTGGATCAGCGCCCGGCCGACCGCGAGCATCTGCTGCTCGCCGCCGGAGAGCGCGCCCGCGGCGACCCTGCGGCGCTGCCGCAGCGCGGGCAGCAGGTCGAGGATGTCATCGAGCGGGCGGCGGCTCCGGCCGCGGGCGAGTTCGAGGTGCTCGGCGACGGTCAGGCCGGTGAACAGCGCCCTGCTGTCCGGCACGAGCACGACACCGGCCCGGTTCGCCCTGGCCGGAGCGGCTTTCGGCAGGCGGGTGCCCGCGACGGTGATCTCCCCGCCGAGCGCGGGAAGCAGCCCGGCCATGGTCAGCATGAGCGTGGTCTTCCCGGAGCCGTTCGGTCCGAGCAGCGCGGTGACCGTGCCGGAGCGGACCTCGAGGTCGAGGCCGCGCACGATCGCCAGCTTGCCGTATCCGGCGGTCACGCCGGCCAGTCGCAGGCTCATCCGACGACCTCCTCGGTGAACCGGGTGCCGAGGTAGGCCTCGGCCACCTTCCGGTCGGCGCGGATCCGCTCGGGGCTGCCCGCCGCCAGGGTGCGGCCGAAGTTCAGCACCTGGATGTGGTCGCAGACGCCGAGCACCAGGCTCATGTCGTGCTCGACCAGCAGGATCGTCACCCCGCCCGC is a window encoding:
- a CDS encoding amidohydrolase family protein, with the protein product MTQAADIPIFDADSHMYETADALTRFLPEQYRRAVQYVQIGRHTRLAINGRITDFIPNPTFDRVAAPGAHEKFFAGENTEGLTLREMQGSAIEAPAATRNPADRIAELDRQGVRETLNYPTLASLVEHSAADDPRLTLAIIHALNRWMLEHWGYAYRDRIFSTPIINCAEVDGARRELEYILDNGARVALIKPAPVKGINGWRSPALPEFDPFWRDVEAAGLPIVLHASQPPLDEYVNRWEPPATENFMAMSSFRWLALGHREISDMIGSLICHGTLTRFPKLRIASVENGSSWIHPLFHDLEDLTRKMPQNFPEDPLAVFRRNIWVSPFWEGSVADVVETVGWDRVMFGSDYPHPEGLPEPKAYRKYAEGMDERRTWDFLGDNARRFLGLPIENPDPAARKPPVAATV
- a CDS encoding amidohydrolase family protein, which produces MDKNDMILVSVDDHIIEPPDMFDGRLPARYAEDAPRLVRMDNGADMWKFRDRVIPNVALNAVAGRPKEEYGLEPEGLDEIRPGCYNVDERVKDMNAGGVLAQMNFPSFPGFAARLFATEDSDFSLALVQAYNDWHIEEWCGAYPGRFIPMALPVIWDAELCAAEVRRVSKKGVHSLTFTENPAALGYPSFHNEYWNPLWKALVDTDTVLNVHIGSSGKLSIPAADSPPDVMITLQPMNIVSAAADLLWSRPVKEYRDLKIGLSEGGTGWIPYFLERVDRTYEMHSTWTMQDFGGKLPSEVFRDHFLTCFISDPIGVRLRNEIGIDNIAWEMDYPHSDSMWPGAPEQLSAVFEAENVTDDEIAKMTHRNALRWYSFDPFAHVPREKATVGALRAASAGHDVSIRALSRHQTTAAEKLAAFRSQIDAATAHQAAE
- a CDS encoding flavin-containing monooxygenase, whose translation is MGAFRPSSTAIIGAGIAGLTAGKMLADYGVPYTCFEASDRIGGNWAFGNPNGHSSAYRSLHIDTSKYQLSFRDFPMPQTYPDFPHHSLIKRYLDDYAASFDLLDTIEFGTAVVRAEHHPEGGWTLHLGTGEQREAEFLVVANGHHWDPRFPDFPGRFDGEVIHSHAYIDPAHPLDLRNRRILVVGLGNSAADITVELSSRALGNTVYLSTRSGSWIVPKYMAGRPVDKYGAALPFVPRPVYRAAVNAFAEFISGNPERWGLPRPRHRFLDAHGTQSVELPLRLGSGDVLPKPDISELDGTLVRFTDGSSAEFDVIIYATGYNITFPFFDPDFLSAPGNRIPLYKRILRPGTPDLAFAGLAQSVPTLFPFVECQARLIAAYAAGEYLPPPEAEMERVVAEDERRYLGHVLDRPRHTQQVEFFPYERQLRLEELPRGRARAQAVELVNR
- a CDS encoding dihydrodipicolinate reductase, which translates into the protein MPDTIAPAPLRVVQWTTGNVARAAVPAVLRHPLLELVGCYAWSPEKAGRDAALLCGLPEPCGVEASADIPALLALRPDCVVYTPLHLDAEVVERLLRAGINVVTTAEFLTGHSVPGLRERLDAAARAGGASLFGSGMNPGYTQLLGAVATGICSEVRHIRTVESVDVSHFAADSNMDALGWGRPLHDPGHADDVRAAVAVFEDGVYVLADCLGIALDAVECRVEFAAAKRDLDLPGRPIAAGTVAGLDVRFVGISAGRELIDLHQRWVMDHEVEPPMPAEHGYRIEVDGNPKVTLTLGLLPDQPLDTLTAADLHGIGMRITAMPIVHAIPHVVAARPGIVTYADLPVPAAQHFP
- a CDS encoding dihydrodipicolinate reductase, with translation MRTVVQFSTGNVGRHSLRAIIGRPDLELAGVHAASPAKIGRDAAELCDWSEPTGIIATDDVEALLALRPDCVVYTALAETRPVEAIDQLSAILAAGINVVGSSLVWMAAPRHAEDWVREPLEKACAAGGSSLYINGIDPGYSGDTLVHTALSLAARVEAVAVQEIFDYGNYDDAEFTGAAMGFGVAEDEELPPLYLPGVVESMWGGQVRSLAAALGITLDETRQRTERWFTPERIDCTMMTVLPGQMAAVRFATEGVLNGKPVISLEHINRLTPAAAPDWDYPPDGHTGVHRVVVDGDPRVEINTHVSHPLFDATDAGCISTAARVVNAIDWVCAAPAGLVSVEDIPPVAVVKGLVW
- a CDS encoding ABC transporter substrate-binding protein; the encoded protein is MSPFTRTRWAALPCLALAAALFASGCSGGADSAATPADKSVLGQPNKATGAPVRIGFVTTGPKAPVYTEELEVATATAAYINDYLGGIDGRPIELITCEDELQVSLARNCANKFVQSDAVAVVSGELNSADTITSITSPSGMPYVTAAGGQQSLLLPNTYVLINALNSLAGVPAAYAKQQQYRKVAILTVDSPTAVEPLRQLGPFAFGNAGAQLDVVPVPLGTADMTPQVQAALAKQPDMFHLLGDVSFCTAALKAMRTLNTTQPVMTVTQCVGDADAAAQIPGGYSDVRVIANTVFDPAQPDTKIFDAVVDGSGAKDPRKAASAFRALLGLHSALNGAQGELSRQSVIARLSAMPEPAPLSLSGGDTFQCGSKPVPVVPNICSSAGLVGRAEEDGTLVDVEPIDTGAIFTMPGR
- a CDS encoding ABC transporter ATP-binding protein is translated as MSLRLAGVTAGYGKLAIVRGLDLEVRSGTVTALLGPNGSGKTTLMLTMAGLLPALGGEITVAGTRLPKAAPARANRAGVVLVPDSRALFTGLTVAEHLELARGRSRRPLDDILDLLPALRQRRRVAAGALSGGEQQMLAVGRALIQNPAVLLIDEMSMGLAPVVVEELLPAVRRVADDADAAVVLVEQHVRLALAVADDAVVLVHGDVTLRGPAAELARAPERLEAAYLGGESSTTAE